The following nucleotide sequence is from Mytilus edulis chromosome 13, xbMytEdul2.2, whole genome shotgun sequence.
tctgggcgggagaaaatctttggtattacaaaatagcatacagttagaccaatcaaaatgtgtgaaataagacatattacaaaattgccaatgtcagttgtttgtaaagtttgcttccaaaatgttgtatgaaaacttgaaaatcgtggtagaatggctttgggaaaaaaataattgtacatttctttatttctgtgaaaagaatttaagttcttggataatcctgaaatgtaaaagtttttatttcactgctatttacaaaattgttcaagttcacatacgacattttggaagcatgcattttgccaaatttttcaaagcctgtttgtgagatatttttttcttgaaaaatttgtaatttacaacattttagaagcccagcgacgataagCCTCTTAAATGAATCTTCTGCAGTAAGAAACATATGTAGGTTTGTGTCTCCTTTCTTAGCTCTGATGAATGTGGATGGACAGGGTTCTTCTTGAAACTCTTTTGACTGGGTGTTACTAGTATCATTCTCTTCATTCCATTTTTGCAGTAAAGCTTCAATAACCTGCAGGTTTCACATaggtttttttggtttttttcaatTCTTGTCTAATTGAagcaaattttccaaaaaaattatCCTTCTTTTCCACAGTACATGACACTTCAATCCGAAAACACGGAGTTCTCTTTCTAGCTTTTTCTCACTTTCTGACATTTTCAACAAAGTTCATTTTCAAAAGTTACTATAAGAAATACTATAAGAAAGGCTGAGGAGGTAATTTTGTCTGACATATGAATCaatctatttaatttaaaaaggggTATATAAATACTCAAGTcaaatttattaatatatatgtaacatattttaataataattatttgaGATATATGTTCCTTACAAGAAGCCATACTATTTCTCATTGGATTCTATTTATACCCCCAGTCTTGTCTTTAACTGTACCAAAAATAACAGGGTACGAGccaatagaaataaaaatgtctttaaatAAAACTGCAACACCACCCGATTTCACTTGACATTATGTTCAAAGGGACCAAAGCtggaaaatttgtaaaatttatgaCATTTTAACAAACATGCTTTATTCTTGacaagcaaaaaataaaatacaaaaataccgcTCCAAGTAATATTACATCAAATGCTAGACAATACTTCTCAAATCAACAGATTTCAATTTTGGGCTTAACTAACATACATTGAAGGattcaaatttaatataattaaatgtGGTATCTGATTTTGAATAGTCAGTACCAGTACAGTTCACGTCGAAGCCATATTTAATGTCCAACTGTTCCTCTTGCCGTCCTTATTCTAAAGCAAAAAGGGCCAGTGCTTTAAAGTCATAATGATCCTTAGTTACCTATCATATGAACCGGAAGAATTATTTTGTAAACCGTAAGTTGCAAATGATTTTCCTCATTTCAAGcaaacatatatatgtttttctctCGAATCAGTGTTATGGTAGCTTTCACATTGACAGTGGCAGTTGTATTTTGTACACTTGAAGTAGGCAAATATCTTTCTTATTTCAAACGaaatatagaaaccatatatttttagtcAGTTTATTGAGCTATTAAACGACATCGGAAATTGTATTTACACATGTGCAGTAGTAGCTTATCTTCCTTATTTGAAGTGTAAATATATagaatcaatatatattttgaataaaaaaaagtaagttaTTATTTGACAATATCAGTTTCCTTTTTTTAAAAACCAGAAACAGCTGATCAAATACCTAATGCCAGAGAAAGAAATAtcattcattttacatttttacaatcaaTGAGAGAAATGTTATTTTCTgactttattaaaatcaaaaccTCTTTCTTctaatcaaatcttttttttttatttctttttttaaaccttGATCATCAACTTGCGCGGTAGAAAGACATCAATTGATTTCTGGACAGTTGGGTTTTAATTCGTTATTTAATTTTTGCCTGTTCAGAGTTTTATATAGAGTCCACattaaaaaaattcttgaaaCAAGTAGAGCAGACCATCTTtcccatcatttttttttatctagctcATTCTTCGAAATTTAACTCAGACATACTAATTGTAATTATCTACcttatttttttgatatttgttttcttgcaaatttaatatattcaaacaattcgGTATAATACTATTTAAAGGTAAACTATAACTATATTTAGATCTACACTCATTTCCCGGTCGCCATTTTGAGAAGAATTTTAACAGATCATTAGGTAACAatctacataaaaataatgagatgtggtaaaTGTATGACTATCAATGGGACAACTAAACTGTTTCATCACTGAATAAATACGTAAAGAGTTGAAAAATACAATTATAGTACAGCAAATGCATGGTAATAAATAGAAGTCAATTTCATTTATCTTTAAATACCTTTAACGTTTAAAATACCATTAAGTATGTCAATATCCCCGTACAGAAAGTGTTATTTCATAGTTGACTCTACTTGACAAGCAATGAAAGTTTTTAGATTTCTGTATATGAATAAATCAGTGCATTGAAACGTTATGGGCTGTATGACGAAACAGGAACTACAAATAACTACTCAGATCATGCTTCATGGAAGATTAACAAGGCATTGCAAAAAGCGTTACAAAAGTATGTGTTGTAGTAGtaaaatatattatatgcataattttctttcatttctcGACACATTCAATTAAAGGAAATCGTTCTGTGGTATAATTGGACaggaaaatgtcaaaaatttggcTTCCTAATTAAAATTTACGTTTTTGTAAGTGTTAATAACTATTGTTGATAACTAagttgataactatttacaccactgggtcgatgccactgctggtggacgtttcgtccccgagggtatcaccagcccagtagtcagcacttcggtgttgacatgaatatcaataatgtgatcatttttataaatttcctgatacaaaactttgaatttttcgaaaaaaactaaggattttcttgtcccaggaatagattaccttagccgtatttggcacatctttttggagttttggatcctctatgctctccggctttgtattgtttggctttatagcttttttgatatgggcgtcactggtgagtcttgtgtggacgaggagcgcgtctggcgtactgaattatagtcctggtacttttgataactatttacaccactgggtcgatgccactgctggtggacgtttcgtccccgagggtatcaccagcccagtagtcagcacttcggtgttgacatgtatatcaataatgtgatcatttttataaatttcctgatacaaaactttgaatttttcgaaaaaactaaggattttcttgtcccaggaatagattaccttagccgtatttggcacatctttttggagttttggatcctctatgctcttcggctttgtattgtttggctttatagctattttgatatgggcgtcactggtgagtcttgtgtggacgaggcgcgcgtctggcgtactgaattatagtcctggtacttttgataactattaatacaAATGTAATTTGTTTCCCAATTCTTTGATAAGACGCTAGTAGCTAAAGGATTTACAGAAAAACATATCTTAAAGCTTTGCACAGAAGGGACAtgaacatatttgttatgaagACAATATAGACATTTTACAGCTTATTTGTCTCTGAAAACGAATATTTACAAAGTTTACCAACTGGTGGATTTTATGGTGTTTCAACGAGTTAATTTATTTTACCAATTCTGAAAGAGTTTCTAGTTCAGTCTCTTCTCGTTTTTCCTGTGGTCTTTGAGTTCTTTGTTATTTTAGAGTTAATTTTCAAAGTGATGCgttgtgattttgtaaaattcacAGAACAAGAAATTCAATATTGAGCAGAGTTTcctgtcatttaaaaaaataatatttaaaggtGTTTTTATTGTTTACAAGATTGTCAGAGTATGTCAGATTCACAGATAGAACTGTTGGACCGAGTTTGTTTATTGAAGTCGGAATTTTTAAAGTTCTTGAAACCATCagatgttatatttaacatacaAGGACTGGAAGGTACTTTTAAGTATACATCTTTAAAATCTGATCTAGTGCCCCTTCTATGTTATCTGAAGATCCTAACCTAATAACATAAGTTGTTAAATAAAACTGTGTTTTTATCAGTTTCTTGGAATAGACTACCatacaaaagaggggcgaaaaataccagaggaacagtcaaacccataaatcgaaacaaactgacaacgccatggctaaaaaatagaaagactaaagactaagcaacacgaaccccaccaaaactgggggtgatctcaggtgctccggaagggtattaagcagatcctgctcaatatgaggcacccgtcgtgttgctcatgttattacaaacccggtaaatagtctaattcggtaggttacattgttggtgaaaagggaagtggattgtagttacgacataaggaacatatccgatataatctgtgaaacggttattccataacggtcaaccaactcgtgatggcgtccgtaaaaattcgtaaaatgccaaaaaaatacttttaaagttCCTACTTATATTCTAAAATGTACcttttaatttgtatataatatatatgttgtacAGCATGTCTATTGTATTATGTTTTCCAAAACAATGTGCTATTATCgtaattattaatattttaattttcaatgaaatttcaAAAGACTCTACCTGTGCCACCATATGTGTTATTTGTTACCCTAGTAAATATTAAGTGAATATTATCTTATGAATATATCAGGATGTACGCCATATATGTTTCTTCCATTGTGCCATCTGTTATGATGCTGTCTTATAAAAGTCTTGTCGTTCGTTTATAGATGACTTTATCAACGAAATATTTGAGCTTGATAAAATTAACAGGAAAGAAGCTTGCGATAAATTGCTTAAGAAAATAGCTGACAGAACTGACCTTCTTCCAAAATTCATATTGGCGTTATCCGATAGAGGTGAGGCGTATTTGGTAGATTATAGTACAACATTCGAAATTAAAGCATAGTGTAAAGAAATAAGTGTCCacaaatgaatataaaatcaaACATACCATGATGAAAGTTTATTTTCATGTCAACTCTTGTTCTATTTCATACTCTTTaatgaacaaatttaaaataatatgtaCACATATTGATATTGCTTACTTATTTTTGTGATGAATACTGTATCAACATTTAGATAGTTGAGTAAGAGAAACAGACTGTTTAATGTTCTGAATGAAAAGATGTTAATGTTTTTCAGGTTATCAAAGATTTGTTGATCCTATTAGCAACATTTATCCAGACAGAGGGCGAACGTTTTGTCAAGAATACTTTGAATTTATAATTAATTACCTATCAGGAGATTTAGTTGATGTATTAGAACCCTTGCAGCTTTgtgcatatttatataaatatagatgTATTGATCAAGGTGACAAAGAAGCAATTGAAGCAATGCAGTGCTCAAAAGGAAGAACTGCTGCGTGTCGAGAAATGCTTCTGGCTGTGAAACGTAGGAAAGATAATTGGGCATTACTTCTTTTAGAAGCGACCAAAGAGACACAAGAATATGTAAAGTTAAAAATGGAACCATCAGCATCTCAGGGTAAAGAAATAGTTTTCACAAATACTTCATATATGTCAAGCTATTTCGTTTTGATAACTTGTAATATGAGCCCCGTTAGAAAACTATGTTTTGTAAAGAACATGTATTATAACTCCTATGGACATATTTTGGAAGGATAGGAAGGATTGAGtaataaataaaagatatatgaATGCTGTGGCTAAATTTATGGTAGATAAAAAACGaaactattgtttttttctatgataACTTCCGGTGTACACATTTACTAGTATAGTTCATTCTGTTAATCGTATTTCTATGTACTAGTAATCTTTAATAAATCGAATAGTTACAACGCTCAATGTTGATTGTTGAATGCTTACTTTCATAATAGACTGGGGCTTTTTTCTTCGATTTTTTATGTTTCTAATTTTGGTGCAGAGTATAAACATAAGCTGTAATATGTAATAAGACTTAGTAGTGAATGTTGATTCAGAGATTTGTTTGAGTACACTATTTGAATGTTTTGCGAACGCAATACTTATTTGGCTGACCTTTGGTGAATATATATATCGCATACAACCATGAATATGAAGTAAGTTTCTTTGCAGTGCTGAGTTGAAACCTGtgagtatttattttatttgtcataCACGTACGTCCAGAGTTCAAAACATCGAATTCCGAATGAGGTAAGTATAGTACAACAACGCGTGCTATCTTGCTAAATCAGCAGTCACAATATTGCATCGTATTCTAACACATGATGTTTACATTACATCATTACTATTATGATTAATTCTTTTTTAGAAAGACATACGCTGTTATTTTGAAAACTCAATCACTTTGTTAAAAGTAGCATATGTAACTGTTTCTTCGGTACTAAAATACTCTAGTCTGTTGTAGAAGAGTTAGAAAGAACTGATATATTGCTCGCTAGCACAAAACAGCGTAATCACAGTGATTCGACACTTTCAGAGGGAGGTATGTCAGAGCTATTTATTGCCATTTATGGCATACTATAGGGTATGcgttttgctcattgtagaaggtcGCTTAATTTCACCTCATGTTGGGTCTGGTGAAACCTCTCTTAGCGACatgaatttcatattttctttttatcacaatgAACTAGCAgtttgaaagaaatatatatatatcactcaGTCCATGGGTCAAATAcatatcattataaaattattgaCCGTAAACTTACAGTTTgcacatttatttattttgtttcatgGGCATTTTATTTATATCTACATCTTACTTTGATAAGTAGTTGACATGCATTTTTGGGACAGTCCATTAATACTTCAcgactagatttttttttcattttgttgtcagtagaAATGATAAGAAACATTACATCGGCAATATAACTGAAAATGTAATAAACATTGATGAAGGTCTCAaagaatttccttaaaatcagATGCATTGTGAGTCTTGCAGATAAGTATTTTGTTAATGGGATATTAAATTCAgcatttgacatttttagccgaacaaatttatctattttatataaactgctgttgttttttgtttggtcgggttgttgtctctttgacacatttcccatttccattctcaattttattgcatttGTAAAAATTGAACGATAGcagaatatatttcaaataaaacacatcaagATTGATATGTTGATGAGATACAAATGTGTACACATTTGACACTATGCATTGTAGCTTTCActcttcattttttgttaaataactcTCTATAAAAAAGTAAGCTAACAAAAATACCAAGTCAAATTAAAAACGGGAAGTTccaaatttaataacaaaatcaaaatttaaatttaaaacacagcaaacgaatagaatacaactgtcatattcctcactcgGTACAGGCagttccttatgtagaaaatacttAATATAACCTGGGTTTGTAGCTAGCTGAACTGTTCACTTGTGAGACAGTCGCTTAAAATCGCATTATTCTTACAACAaagtgtgaacaaatcaaacagacataataggaaaaatgtc
It contains:
- the LOC139500834 gene encoding uncharacterized protein; translation: MSDSQIELLDRVCLLKSEFLKFLKPSDVIFNIQGLEDDFINEIFELDKINRKEACDKLLKKIADRTDLLPKFILALSDRGYQRFVDPISNIYPDRGRTFCQEYFEFIINYLSGDLVDVLEPLQLCAYLYKYRCIDQGDKEAIEAMQCSKGRTAACREMLLAVKRRKDNWALLLLEATKETQEYVKLKMEPSASQGKEIVFTNTSYMSSYFVLITCNMSPVRKLCFVKNMYYNSYGHILEG